A genomic region of Homalodisca vitripennis isolate AUS2020 chromosome 5, UT_GWSS_2.1, whole genome shotgun sequence contains the following coding sequences:
- the LOC124363362 gene encoding putative nuclease HARBI1 — MAMFMHVRERKLYRERRHVSDKQLLRFEDESINFLTAEFLPESDETRGGALTPRGKMEIFLRAVADPGFQIGVAEDVGVDRSTVCKTFHYVMDCITDRAHHWIKFPNSVRKINDAQLLWQTRFRLPSVIGALDCTQIEILKPRLFGDEYVCRKGYPSINVQATGDATEQFTSICAEWPGSVHDSRIWRNSQVREVIARYDGAACLLGDSGYGISPWLITPFKPPRNQDEIQFNRLHAQERVIVERVFGQVKKGFL; from the coding sequence ATGGCGATGTTCATGCACGTTCGTGAACGTAAGTTATATCGTGAGCGTCGGCACGTCAGTGACAAACAACTTTTACGGTTTGAGGATGAAAGCATTAATTTTTTGACCGCTGAATTTCTGCCTGAAAGTGATGAGACAAGAGGAGGGGCTTTGACACCAAGGgggaaaatggaaatttttttacgCGCTGTGGCTGATCCAGGATTTCAAATTGGAGTGGCTGAAGATGTCGGAGTCGATCGCTCAACGGTTTGTAAAACCTTTCACTATGTTATGGACTGTATTACTGACCGAGCACATCATTGGATTAAATTTCCGAATTCAGTGAGAAAAATAAATGATGCTCAACTCTTGTGGCAGACCCGTTTTAGGCTGCCTTCGGTTATTGGTGCACTTGACTGTACACAGATTGAAATTCTGAAACCTAGATTGTTTGGTGATGAATATGTGTGCCGGAAAGGATACCCGAGTATAAACGTGCAGGCAACTGGTGATGCGACCGAACAATTCACCAGCATCTGTGCAGAATGGCCGGGTAGTGTTCACGACTCGAGAATTTGGAGAAATAGCCAGGTAAGAGAGGTTATAGCCAGATATGATGGGGCTGCTTGTCTGTTGGGAGACTCGGGGTATGGCATTTCACCTTGGCTTATTACTCCCTTCAAACCTCCCCGCAATCAAGACGAAATACAATTTAATCGTCTGCACGCTCAAGAAAGAGTTATTGTTGAAAGAGTTTTCGGTCAAGTTAAAAAAGGTTTCCTATAA